In Lysobacter firmicutimachus, one genomic interval encodes:
- a CDS encoding diguanylate cyclase translates to MDRGVWRIGGAGLALLCLILVWCGPLRAQTALPPPATELAVARWTGAEEPALWQVLSGAAASGFAEVEDGRLVPTARREVGWWRLVALRDIAPHNAPQLVLTPPHRKRVELWRPGDSEPLARAIYGRDADYSHSTRFLVFPLPQGLRRGDALYLRMIAADVVPAQVSILPGQEVYRGDIVYVAVRTFVLTVLGLIALLAFGLWIGLRERGYVFLGLTLATQMLAMAIEGGEMRAWLELGPLALDRRMDIILNTAAVVASLRFFSLFLRLRDLQPTAARLLDGCCVLLGGLIAVTIFKTWRYSGSFGNLVLLAAIAVVLYAIGAAVWRRQREGVFLLVAWSPLIVSLVALVGAYQRWWPMYRWLEFAYPSSLAFSGLALLFGLTSRLRQLRHDRDRAQHRASYDALTGVLARTALEEALAAAVGRAQRSGEALSVLFLDIDHFKRINDEHGHRAGDEALRIVALRARNRLRPGDLCGRYGGDEMVAVLIGARLDEALRVAEHMRLALNDHPLSIEGRLIPIALSLGVAELRPGESGEQLLRRADAALYASKSAGRDRVTADRAALGAVPAAGAA, encoded by the coding sequence ATGGATCGAGGGGTGTGGCGCATCGGCGGAGCGGGGCTCGCGCTGTTGTGCCTGATTCTGGTGTGGTGCGGCCCCTTGCGGGCGCAGACCGCTTTGCCGCCGCCGGCCACCGAGCTGGCGGTCGCGCGTTGGACCGGCGCCGAGGAACCCGCGTTGTGGCAGGTCCTGTCCGGCGCGGCCGCGTCGGGTTTCGCCGAGGTCGAGGACGGCCGGCTGGTGCCGACCGCGCGCCGCGAAGTGGGCTGGTGGCGCCTGGTCGCCCTGCGCGACATCGCCCCGCACAACGCGCCGCAATTGGTGCTGACCCCGCCGCACCGCAAACGGGTGGAACTGTGGCGGCCGGGCGACAGCGAACCGCTGGCGCGCGCGATCTACGGCCGCGATGCCGACTACAGCCATTCGACCCGGTTTCTGGTGTTTCCGTTGCCGCAGGGACTGCGCCGCGGCGATGCCCTGTACCTGCGGATGATCGCGGCCGACGTGGTGCCGGCGCAGGTCTCGATCCTGCCCGGCCAGGAGGTTTACCGGGGCGACATCGTGTACGTCGCGGTGCGCACCTTCGTGCTGACCGTGCTCGGCCTGATCGCCTTGCTGGCGTTCGGCCTGTGGATCGGCCTGCGCGAGCGCGGCTACGTGTTCCTGGGGCTGACCCTGGCCACGCAGATGCTGGCGATGGCGATCGAAGGCGGCGAAATGCGCGCCTGGCTGGAGCTGGGGCCGCTGGCCCTGGACCGGCGCATGGACATCATCCTCAACACCGCGGCGGTGGTCGCGTCGCTGCGTTTCTTCAGCCTGTTCCTGCGGCTGCGCGACCTGCAGCCGACCGCAGCGCGCCTGCTGGACGGTTGCTGCGTGCTGCTCGGCGGGCTGATCGCGGTGACGATCTTCAAGACCTGGCGCTACAGCGGCAGCTTCGGCAACCTGGTGCTGCTGGCCGCGATCGCGGTGGTGCTGTACGCGATCGGCGCCGCGGTATGGCGGCGCCAGCGCGAAGGCGTGTTCCTGCTGGTGGCCTGGAGCCCGTTGATCGTCAGCCTGGTGGCCCTGGTCGGCGCCTACCAGCGCTGGTGGCCGATGTACCGTTGGCTGGAGTTCGCCTATCCCTCCAGCCTGGCCTTCAGCGGCCTGGCCCTGCTGTTCGGCCTGACCTCGCGCCTGCGCCAGTTGCGCCACGATCGCGACCGCGCCCAGCACCGCGCTTCCTACGATGCGCTGACCGGCGTGCTGGCCCGCACCGCGCTGGAAGAGGCGTTGGCCGCGGCGGTCGGCCGCGCGCAGCGCAGCGGCGAGGCGCTGTCGGTGCTGTTTCTGGACATCGATCACTTCAAGCGCATCAACGACGAGCACGGCCACCGCGCCGGCGACGAAGCTTTGCGCATCGTCGCCCTGCGCGCGCGCAACCGGCTGCGCCCGGGCGATCTGTGCGGGCGCTACGGCGGCGACGAGATGGTCGCGGTGCTGATCGGCGCGCGCCTGGACGAGGCGCTGCGAGTGGCCGAGCACATGCGCCTGGCCCTGAACGATCATCCTTTGTCGATCGAGGGCCGCCTGATTCCGATCGCGCTGAGCCTGGGCGTGGCCGAACTGCGGCCGGGCGAGAGCGGCGAACAGCTGTTGCGCCGCGCCGATGCGGCCTTGTACGCGAGCAAGAGCGCCGGTCGCGACCGGGTCACCGCCGATCGCGCCGCTCTGGGCGCGGTACCGGCCGCCGGCGCGGCCTGA
- a CDS encoding class II fumarate hydratase — MASKRKISAAGAAGKRGGDKASGNDRTGGKKAGGGKRPDAKQQAGAGFRTEHDSMGELSVPAQALWGAQTQRAVQNFPISGVPMPREFIRALALVKGAAAEVNGGFGLLGKAQAAAIRAAAAEVAAGEHDAHFPIDVFQTGSGTSSNMNANEVIATLASRDGRHAIHPNDHVNLGQSSNDVIPTAIRVSAQLAIVEFLLPALAHLRKTIQGRARELAKVVKTGRTHLMDAMPLTFGQEFGAWAAQLDSAQQRIEDSLKRLRRLPIGGTAIGTGINADPRFGKAVAKALSAATGARFESAADKFEGLASQDDAVELSGQLSALAVALSKIANDLRWMNSGPLAGLGEIELPALQPGSSIMPGKVNPVIPEALAMVCAQVMGHHAAITVAGQSGNFQLNVMLPLIAYDLLDSIRLLGNAMRLLADNAVAGLKVRGDRVREALDRNPILVTALNPIIGYEKAAAIAKRAYKEGRPVLEVALEDSGLSEKQLRRLLDPAALTRGGIQAGGGGAGG; from the coding sequence ATGGCGAGCAAACGCAAGATTTCGGCCGCGGGCGCGGCCGGCAAGCGCGGCGGCGACAAGGCCTCCGGCAACGATCGGACCGGCGGCAAGAAGGCCGGCGGCGGCAAACGGCCCGACGCCAAGCAGCAGGCCGGCGCCGGTTTCCGCACCGAACACGACAGCATGGGCGAACTCAGCGTTCCCGCGCAGGCCCTGTGGGGCGCGCAGACCCAGCGCGCGGTGCAGAACTTCCCGATCTCCGGGGTGCCGATGCCGCGCGAATTCATCCGCGCCCTGGCCCTGGTCAAGGGCGCCGCGGCCGAGGTCAACGGCGGTTTCGGCCTGCTCGGCAAGGCCCAGGCCGCGGCGATCCGCGCCGCCGCCGCCGAAGTCGCCGCCGGCGAGCACGACGCGCATTTCCCGATCGACGTGTTCCAGACCGGCTCGGGCACTTCGAGCAACATGAACGCCAACGAGGTCATCGCCACCCTGGCCTCGCGCGACGGCCGCCACGCCATCCACCCCAACGATCACGTCAACCTGGGCCAGAGTTCCAACGACGTGATTCCGACCGCGATCCGGGTGTCGGCGCAGTTGGCGATCGTCGAATTTCTGTTGCCGGCGTTGGCGCATCTGCGCAAGACCATCCAGGGGCGTGCGCGGGAACTGGCCAAGGTGGTCAAGACCGGCCGCACGCATCTGATGGACGCGATGCCGCTGACCTTCGGCCAGGAGTTCGGCGCCTGGGCGGCGCAGCTGGATTCGGCGCAACAGCGCATCGAGGACAGCCTCAAACGCCTGCGCCGGCTGCCGATCGGCGGCACCGCGATCGGCACCGGCATCAACGCCGATCCGCGCTTCGGCAAGGCCGTGGCCAAGGCCTTGTCGGCGGCGACCGGCGCCCGGTTCGAGTCGGCCGCCGACAAGTTCGAGGGATTGGCCTCGCAGGACGACGCGGTCGAACTGTCCGGCCAGCTCAGCGCGCTGGCGGTGGCCTTGAGCAAGATCGCCAACGATCTGCGCTGGATGAATTCCGGCCCGCTGGCCGGCCTGGGCGAGATCGAATTGCCGGCGCTGCAACCGGGCAGCTCGATCATGCCGGGCAAGGTCAACCCGGTGATTCCCGAAGCCCTGGCGATGGTCTGCGCCCAGGTCATGGGCCACCACGCCGCGATCACCGTGGCCGGGCAGAGCGGCAACTTCCAGCTCAACGTGATGCTGCCGCTGATCGCCTACGACCTGCTCGATTCGATCCGCCTGCTCGGCAACGCGATGCGCCTGCTCGCCGACAACGCGGTCGCCGGGCTCAAGGTGCGCGGCGACCGGGTGCGCGAAGCGCTGGACCGCAATCCGATCCTGGTCACCGCGCTCAATCCGATCATCGGCTACGAAAAGGCCGCGGCGATCGCCAAGCGCGCCTATAAGGAAGGCCGGCCGGTGCTGGAGGTGGCGCTGGAGGACAGCGGGCTGAGCGAGAAACAACTGCGCCGCCTGCTCGACCCGGCAGCGCTGACCCGCGGCGGAATCCAGGCCGGCGGGGGCGGCGCCGGCGGCTGA
- the purB gene encoding adenylosuccinate lyase, producing the protein MSADPKTTLLALSPLDGRYAGKVDALRPIFSEFGLIKARVKVEVEWLLALANEPGIVELAPFSDAASARLRKLADELSVEDAARVKEIERTTNHDVKAVEYLIKERLKDDAELGPALEFVHFACTSEDINNLSYALMLNEARQHVLLPRLDELIQKLRAMAHDYAALPMLSRTHGQTASPSTVGKEIANVVARLQRQGETLAGAQMPGKINGAVGNYNAHVSAYPDIDWPAFAQRFVASLGLDWQPYTTQIEPHDGIAEVCDAQRRIDTICIDLCRDVWGYISLGYFKQAVKAGEVGSSTMPHKVNPIDFENAEGNFGIANALFEHFAAKLPISRWQRDLTDSTVLRALGTAFGHALIGLDALLRGLGKLSANPERLAADLDASWEVLAEAVQTVMRRYGLPNPYEQLKALTRGQGINEASMREFIASLELPAEAKQRLLAMTPGSYTGLAERLAREI; encoded by the coding sequence ATGTCCGCCGATCCCAAGACCACCCTGCTCGCCCTGTCCCCGCTCGATGGCCGTTACGCCGGCAAGGTCGACGCGTTGCGGCCGATCTTCTCCGAATTCGGCCTGATCAAGGCCCGCGTCAAGGTCGAGGTGGAGTGGCTGCTGGCGCTGGCCAACGAGCCCGGCATCGTCGAGCTGGCGCCCTTCTCCGACGCCGCGAGCGCACGCCTGCGCAAGCTCGCCGACGAGCTCTCGGTCGAGGACGCGGCGCGGGTCAAGGAGATCGAACGCACCACCAACCACGACGTCAAGGCGGTCGAGTACCTGATCAAGGAGCGGCTCAAGGACGACGCCGAGCTGGGCCCGGCGCTGGAGTTCGTCCATTTCGCCTGCACCAGCGAGGACATCAACAACCTCAGCTACGCGTTGATGCTCAACGAGGCCCGCCAGCACGTGCTGCTGCCGCGCCTGGACGAGCTGATCCAGAAGCTGCGCGCGATGGCCCACGACTACGCCGCACTGCCGATGCTCTCGCGCACTCACGGCCAGACCGCCTCGCCGAGCACGGTCGGCAAGGAAATCGCCAACGTCGTCGCGCGCCTACAGCGCCAGGGCGAAACCCTGGCCGGGGCGCAGATGCCGGGCAAGATCAACGGCGCGGTCGGCAACTACAACGCCCACGTCTCGGCCTATCCGGACATCGACTGGCCGGCCTTCGCCCAACGCTTCGTCGCCTCGCTGGGCCTGGACTGGCAGCCCTACACCACCCAGATCGAGCCGCACGACGGCATCGCCGAGGTCTGCGACGCCCAGCGCCGCATCGATACCATCTGCATCGACCTGTGCCGCGACGTGTGGGGCTACATCTCGCTGGGCTACTTCAAGCAGGCGGTCAAGGCCGGCGAAGTCGGCAGCTCGACCATGCCGCACAAGGTCAACCCGATCGACTTCGAGAACGCCGAAGGCAATTTCGGCATCGCCAACGCGCTGTTCGAGCATTTCGCCGCCAAGCTGCCGATCAGCCGCTGGCAGCGCGACCTGACCGACTCGACCGTGCTGCGCGCGCTCGGCACCGCCTTCGGCCACGCCCTGATCGGCCTGGACGCGCTGCTGCGCGGCCTGGGCAAGCTCAGCGCCAACCCCGAGCGGCTGGCCGCCGACCTCGACGCGTCCTGGGAGGTGCTGGCCGAGGCCGTGCAGACGGTGATGCGCCGCTACGGCCTGCCCAACCCTTACGAGCAACTCAAGGCGCTGACCCGCGGCCAGGGCATCAACGAAGCGTCGATGCGCGAATTCATCGCTTCGCTGGAGCTGCCGGCCGAGGCCAAGCAGCGCCTGCTGGCGATGACGCCGGGCAGTTACACCGGCCTGGCCGAGCGATTGGCGCGCGAGATCTGA
- the bla gene encoding subclass B3 metallo-beta-lactamase, translated as MRLRAGLSAASLLCLLTACVAHAPAKPDRAAGTEFAPCAADPDWNQPTQPRRIHGNTWYVGTCGLSAVLITSDQGHVLIDGGSERAGPLIEASLRALGVDPRQVRYLLNSHEHNDHAGGLAHLQRVTGATVVARAPAVAALERGKGDRGDPQFLSVSPFAPVRAVQTIGDGETLRLGPIALTAHATPGHTPGGTSWSWRACDEAGDCRAIAYADSLTPLTDAVYRYSDESAHPGVVTAFRRSIRTVAELPCDILVTPHPNASNLLARLDAPSPAPQGTSNDCRAYAASGNGKLEEQLAKEAASAP; from the coding sequence ATGCGACTGCGTGCCGGTTTGTCCGCCGCCTCCCTGCTGTGCCTGTTGACCGCCTGCGTCGCGCACGCGCCGGCCAAGCCCGACCGCGCCGCCGGCACCGAGTTCGCGCCCTGCGCGGCCGACCCGGACTGGAACCAGCCGACCCAACCGCGGCGCATCCACGGCAACACCTGGTATGTCGGCACCTGCGGCCTCAGTGCGGTGCTGATCACCTCCGACCAGGGCCATGTGCTGATCGACGGCGGCAGCGAGCGCGCCGGCCCGTTGATCGAGGCCAGCCTGCGCGCGCTCGGCGTCGATCCGCGCCAGGTCCGCTATCTGCTCAATTCGCACGAACACAACGACCACGCCGGCGGGCTGGCGCACCTGCAGCGCGTCACCGGCGCGACCGTGGTCGCGCGCGCGCCCGCGGTCGCCGCGCTGGAGCGCGGCAAGGGCGACCGCGGCGATCCGCAGTTCCTCAGCGTGTCGCCGTTCGCGCCGGTGCGTGCGGTGCAGACCATCGGCGACGGCGAGACCCTGCGCCTGGGTCCGATCGCGCTGACCGCACACGCCACGCCCGGGCACACGCCCGGCGGCACCAGCTGGAGCTGGCGCGCCTGCGACGAGGCCGGCGATTGCCGGGCGATCGCTTACGCCGACAGCCTCACGCCGTTGACCGACGCGGTCTACCGCTACAGCGACGAGTCCGCGCACCCCGGCGTGGTGACCGCGTTCCGGCGCAGCATCCGCACCGTCGCCGAGCTGCCCTGCGACATCCTGGTCACGCCGCATCCCAACGCCAGCAATCTGCTCGCCCGCCTGGACGCACCGTCCCCGGCGCCGCAAGGCACCAGCAACGACTGCCGGGCCTATGCCGCGTCCGGCAACGGCAAGCTCGAAGAGCAACTGGCCAAGGAAGCCGCATCGGCACCGTGA
- a CDS encoding VOC family protein, producing the protein MRQLINIDVPELDAALAFYTRAFGLHVGRRLGADVVELLGGNAPVYLLRKPEGSPAAGEETRRYARHWSPVHLDVAVDDLDAALASALAAGARQEGAIRAANWGRIVTIADPFGHGWCLLQFLGRGYDEIAGPAAGSPAGSPAGSAA; encoded by the coding sequence ATGCGTCAGCTGATCAATATCGATGTGCCCGAGCTGGACGCCGCACTGGCGTTCTACACCCGCGCCTTCGGCCTGCACGTCGGCCGCCGCCTCGGCGCGGACGTGGTCGAACTGCTCGGCGGCAACGCACCGGTGTATCTGCTGCGCAAGCCGGAGGGCTCGCCGGCGGCCGGCGAGGAAACCCGCCGCTACGCCCGCCACTGGTCGCCGGTCCACCTCGACGTGGCGGTCGACGACCTCGACGCCGCCCTGGCCAGCGCGCTGGCCGCCGGTGCGCGCCAGGAGGGCGCGATACGCGCCGCGAACTGGGGCCGGATCGTGACGATCGCCGATCCCTTCGGCCACGGCTGGTGCCTGCTGCAGTTCCTCGGCCGCGGCTACGACGAAATCGCCGGTCCGGCCGCCGGATCGCCCGCCGGATCGCCTGCTGGATCGGCCGCCTAG